A genome region from Anopheles stephensi strain Indian chromosome 2, UCI_ANSTEP_V1.0, whole genome shotgun sequence includes the following:
- the LOC118517731 gene encoding uncharacterized protein K02A2.6-like, giving the protein MIKRATIRVSKADLSLLGADLIHLFGLATIPMDNFCNHIRTAEPRSWEEKFPTVFHGTGLCTKVQIHLQLRQDSQPVFRPKRPVAYAMEDAVNKELDRLENLGIITPCDFSDWAAPVVVVRKANGGNRREEPTPAYHQHAPRPVSL; this is encoded by the exons ATGATCAAGCGAGCAACAATCCGTGTGTCAAAAGCCGATCTGTCGTTGCTCGGGGCTGACCTTATTCATCTTTTCGGTTTGGCTACGATCCCAATGGATAATTTTTGTAATCACATCAGAACAGCGGAACCACGATCATGGGAGGAAAAATTTCCGACAGTTTTTCACGGAACAGGCCTGTGCACCAAAGTGCAAATTCATCTACAGCTGCGACAGGATAGCCAACCAGTATTTCGTCCGAAACGTCCGGTCGCATACGCGATGGAAGATGCCGTAAACAAGGAGCTAGATCGGCTTGAAAATCTGGGGATCATCACACCTTGTGACTTTTCGGATTGGGCTGCACCAGTCGTTGTGGTTCGGAAAGCAAACG GTGGAAATAGAAGAGAAGAGCCGACCCCTGCTTACCATCAACACGCACCGAGGCCTGTATCATTATAA